The following are encoded together in the Flavihumibacter fluvii genome:
- a CDS encoding DUF721 domain-containing protein — protein MGEYSLGEAIQQFLKKSRLKGSVQALQITEVWEQIMGKTVAKYTESIKIYGDKLYVTTTMAPLKQELLFQKEKIVERVNEALGEKVIKEVVIQ, from the coding sequence ATGGGAGAATACTCATTAGGCGAAGCCATCCAGCAATTCCTGAAAAAAAGCCGGCTGAAGGGTTCAGTGCAGGCACTGCAGATCACTGAAGTGTGGGAGCAAATCATGGGAAAAACTGTTGCAAAATATACTGAAAGCATCAAGATTTATGGGGACAAACTCTATGTAACAACAACAATGGCCCCTTTGAAACAGGAGCTCCTTTTCCAGAAAGAAAAAATCGTTGAACGGGTGAATGAAGCGCTGGGAGAAAAAGTAATCAAGGAAGTAGTGATACAATAA